A DNA window from Planctomycetota bacterium contains the following coding sequences:
- a CDS encoding sulfatase-like hydrolase/transferase, with amino-acid sequence MTNTPLFKVLAVVALALCCSVSAAEDTRPNIVVIMADDMGYADLGAHGCTDIFTPGLDRLAQEGVVCTSGYVTHPFCGPSRAGFITGRYQARFGHEVNPAFDPANPNLGLSVDQTTFVKRLQDAGYHTGGVGKWHLGAAAPFHPLNRGFDYFYGFLGGGHDYFEINLTLPVYESYKAGLIRNEKPATFDGYLTDALSHDAVAFVERSAGKDEPFFLFVAYNAPHQPLQAPEEDIERHSHIEDPRRRTYAAMVHAMDRGIGQILDALEAQGVRDDTMVVFLSDNGGPEPRPDRAGGKGNGSDNKPLRAGKGSMYEGGSRVPFLVSWPARLPAGVHYDRPVIAIDIARTAVELAGADAGDELEGRNIVPFLTREREGDPHDVLFWRGHNGSRFALRSGDLKLVKPSWESDKVALFDLSADLGEKTDLASSRPDELQRLLDLWHAWNADNQRNDMLGTLPYHKRLGELYDSELMAE; translated from the coding sequence ATGACGAACACGCCTCTGTTCAAGGTTCTAGCGGTCGTCGCCCTCGCCTTGTGTTGCAGCGTTTCGGCAGCCGAGGACACGCGGCCGAACATCGTCGTCATCATGGCCGACGACATGGGCTATGCCGACCTCGGCGCGCACGGCTGCACTGACATCTTCACGCCTGGTCTCGATCGTCTCGCCCAAGAGGGCGTGGTCTGCACGTCGGGCTACGTGACGCATCCGTTCTGCGGACCGTCGCGTGCCGGGTTCATCACGGGTCGCTATCAGGCGCGTTTCGGCCACGAGGTCAACCCTGCCTTCGATCCGGCCAACCCCAACCTCGGGCTCAGCGTCGACCAGACGACCTTCGTCAAAAGACTCCAAGACGCCGGCTACCACACCGGCGGCGTCGGCAAATGGCACCTCGGCGCGGCGGCTCCGTTCCACCCGCTCAACCGAGGTTTCGACTACTTCTACGGATTTCTCGGCGGCGGGCACGACTACTTCGAGATCAACCTGACGCTTCCCGTCTACGAGAGCTACAAGGCCGGGCTCATCCGCAACGAAAAGCCCGCGACTTTTGACGGCTACCTCACCGATGCGCTGAGCCACGATGCGGTCGCTTTCGTCGAACGCTCCGCTGGCAAGGACGAGCCGTTCTTCCTCTTCGTCGCGTACAACGCACCGCACCAGCCGCTTCAAGCGCCCGAAGAGGACATCGAGCGACACAGCCACATCGAGGATCCGCGTCGACGAACCTACGCCGCGATGGTGCACGCGATGGATCGTGGGATCGGGCAAATCCTCGACGCCCTCGAAGCGCAAGGCGTTCGCGACGACACAATGGTCGTCTTCCTCAGCGACAACGGCGGCCCCGAACCACGACCCGATCGTGCGGGCGGCAAGGGCAACGGATCGGACAACAAACCGCTGCGGGCCGGGAAAGGGTCCATGTATGAAGGCGGTAGCCGCGTGCCATTCCTGGTCTCCTGGCCGGCGCGACTGCCAGCTGGCGTGCACTATGACCGGCCGGTGATCGCGATCGACATCGCGCGCACGGCGGTCGAACTCGCTGGTGCCGACGCGGGCGACGAGTTGGAAGGCCGCAACATCGTGCCGTTTCTCACCCGCGAGCGCGAAGGCGACCCGCATGACGTCCTGTTCTGGCGTGGGCACAACGGCTCGCGGTTCGCGCTGCGATCCGGCGACCTCAAGCTCGTCAAGCCCAGCTGGGAGTCGGACAAGGTCGCACTCTTTGACCTCTCGGCCGACCTCGGCGAAAAGACCGACCTTGCCTCCAGCCGTCCCGACGAGTTGCAACGGCTTCTCGATCTCTGGCACGCGTGGAACGCCGACAATCAGCGGAACGACATGCTCGGAACGCTCCCGTA